One part of the Larimichthys crocea isolate SSNF chromosome XIX, L_crocea_2.0, whole genome shotgun sequence genome encodes these proteins:
- the LOC104929883 gene encoding insulin receptor substrate 2 isoform X1 has translation MASPPAAGGHLLSNGTNGVKKCGYLRKQKHGHRRFFVLRESTERCPARLEYYESEKKWRNKSAAKRVITLDTCLCVNKRADAKHKHLIALYTKDEYFAVAADNEQEQESWYTVLTDLIAEGKVYDSPASTSSLVGFEEASYGLITPATAAYKEVWQVNLKSKGLGQIKNLTGVYRLCLSSRTISFVKLNSETAAVSLQLMNIRRCGHSDSFFFIEVGRSAVTGPGEFWMQAEDSVVAQNIHETILEAMKAMKELSEFRPRSKSQSASTNPISVPTRRNLNNLPPSQTGLVRRSRTDSMAATSPGRKFTSCRIRTASEGDGSVTRPVSMSISVTGSPTSPNSGNHLSRSHTLSSGRTCVMLESASNLHHSRSMPVSNSPPAASSPISMSPRGGASISTPDKARRPFSCSASISGSLSDTGFMLCDDYSSSLSEARFLPLTRSDTPDSLSSTPPSRDISDPCGYMIMEGANGNRSGAYSEGLAFDKAYRKRTHSLTTPRQQRVVAPLSSASLDEYTLMRMAHGHNSHSASPKVCYPEDYGDIEIGSSRSSSSNLADDGYMPMTPGVASQSGKVDNYVPMSPMCVSAPKQIVNPRVHPQAAASNGYKTNSPCNSSLEDNGYMRMWCGSKSSMESPDRNGEYMNMSPGNPPPLQTPPDYYMGMLAGEPASVRPAYQGGSLTLPAKLHAAKNEENSQYVLMSPQSSRQRAGESDYYSVMHPSGAQTSPLSPSVPSPSRHNRAETLPYRGRLGRPNRLSLDTLRTLPSMNEHPLPGEPRSPGEYINIDFSSGTRFSPPSTVSTESQSSSLGSSGGCPGRSSLTDYINLELGSHSPKEADTAAERLDTLPELSMCPCSEEDGVYHLDGEKRSPGLCDEVKNDYTEMTFGMTSSPPQLVPQNTASSQSTRERRLSLEDQGVPEGIGVFLLGANSSPTVDPDCSAKVIRANPQGRRRHSSETFSSTATVTPVFPSFARGDAVKRHSSVENISSRSSEGSDEEYGSPVNRQNSAGYPNGLNYIALNLLDNRDVEKCEDLAGFKPTSSCKGGINGLHSTPYVCLGFKEAATTAKD, from the exons ATGGCAAGTCCTCCGGCGGCAGGAGGACACCTGTTATCCAATGGCACGAACGGTGTGAAGAAATGCGGATACCTGAGGAAGCAGAAACACGGACACAGGCGCTTCTTCGTGCTCCGGGAGTCGACCGAGCGATGCCCTGCCCGCCTGGAGTATTATGAAAGCGAGAAGAAATGGAGAAACAAGTCCGCCGCGAAACGGGTCATAACTTTGGACACCTGTCTGTGCGTAAACAAGCGCGCCGACGCCAAACACAAGCACCTCATCGCCCTCTACACCAAGGACGAGTACTTCGCCGTGGCTGCGGACAACGAGCAGGAGCAAGAGAGCTGGTACACGGTTCTGACTGATCTCATAGCTGAGGGGAAAGTGTACGACAGTCCtgcttccacctcctctttaGTGGGCTTTGAGGAAGCCAGCTACGGACTTATTACTCCTGCAACAGCCGCATATAAAGAGGTATGGCAGGTCAACTTGAAATCCAAAGGTTTGGGTCAGATCAAAAACCTCACTGGTGTGTACAGGCTGTGTTTGTCCAGCCGGACCATCAGCTTTGTCAAACTGAACTCAGAGACAGCTGCTGTCAGTTTACAGCTCATGAACATTCGGAGATGTGGCCACTCggacagcttcttcttcatAGAGGTGGGTCGGTCAGCGGTCACTGGTCCTGGGGAGTTCTGGATGCAGGCGGAGGACTCAGTGGTAGCTCAGAACATCCACGAGACCATCCTTGAAGCCATGAAGGCCATGAAGGAGCTGTCTGAGTTCAGGCCGCGGAGCAAAAGCCAGTCTGCCAGCACTAACCCCATCTCCGTGCCCACACGACGCAACCTCAACAACCTCCCCCCCAGTCAGACGGGCCTGGTGAGGAGATCCAGGACAGATAGCATGGCAGCCACGTCCCCTGGGAGAAAGTTCACATCTTGTCGGATAAGAACGGCCAGCGAGGGAGACGGAAGTGTGACCCGGCCTGTGTCCATGTCTATATCTGTGACCGGGAGTCCCACCAGTCCAAACTCTGGGAACCACCTCAGCAGGTCTCACACCCTCAGCAGTGGACGTACCTGCGTAATGCTTGAGTCCGCCTCCAACCTGCATCACAGCAGGTCCATGCCGGTGTCCAACTCCCCTCCGGCTGCCTCCAGCCCCATCAGCATGTCTCCCAGAGGGGGGGCTAGTATCTCCACTCCTGACAAAGCCAGGCGACCTTTCAGCTGCAGCGCCTCCATCTCTGGCTCCCTGAGCGACACTGGCTTCATGCTGTGTGACGATTACAGCTCCAGCCTAAGTGAGGCCAGATTCCTCCCCCTGACCCGCAGTGACACCCCTGACTCTTTGTCCAGCACGCCTCCATCTCGTGACATCAGTGACCCTTGTGGCTACATGATAATGGAGGGGGCAAACGGCAACAGGTCTGGGGCCTACAGCGAGGGTCTGGCGTTTGATAAGGCTTACAGGAAGCGGACACACTCCCTCACCACACCACGTCAACAGAGGGTGGTGGCGCCGCTGTCCTCGGCCTCTCTGGATGAGTACACACTCATGAGGATGGCACATGGACACAACTCCCACTCCGCCTCACCCAAAGTTTGCTACCCCGAGGATTATGGAGACATTGAAATCGGTTCATCCAGGAGCTCCAGTAGTAACCTTGCAGATGATGGCTACATGCCGATGACGCCAGGTGTGGCATCCCAGTCTGGCAAGGTAGACAACTACGTACCCATGAGCCCCATGTGTGTCTCCGCACCGAAGCAGATTGTGAACCCTAGGGTGCATCCTCAGGCGGCTGCCAGCAACGGCTACAAGACCAACTCCCCCTGCAACAGCTCTCTGGAGGACAACGGCTACATGAGAATGTGGTGTGGCTCCAAATCCTCCATGGAGAGCCCAGACAGGAACGGCGAATACATGAACATGTCACCTGGAAACCCACCTCCACTCCAGACCCCCCCTGATTACTACATGGGGATGCTGGCTGGTGAACCTGCGTCAGTGAGGCCGGCTTACCAGGGCGGCTCCCTCACGCTGCCAGCTAAACTTCATGCCGCCAAGAATGAGGAGAACAGCCAGTATGTGTTGATGAGCCCTCAGAGTTCCAGGCAGAGGGCGGGGGAGTCAGACTATTATTCAGTGATGCATCCCAGTGGAGCTCAGACCTCACCGCTGAGCCCATCGGTTCCCTCTCCATCCAGGCACAACCGGGCAGAGACCCTGCCCTACAGAGGGAGGCTGGGCAGGCCTAACAGGCTATCCCTAGACACCCTGAGGACCCTGCCCAGCATGAACGAGCACCCCTTGCCCGGAGAACCCCGGAGCCCTGGGGAGTACATCAACATTGACTTCAGTAGTGGCACCAGATTCTCCCCTCCATCCACTGTATCAACAGAGAGCCAGTCTTCATCACTGGGCTCCAGTGGCGGGTGCCCGGGGAGGTCCTCTCTGACAGACTACATAAACCTGGAGCTGGGCTCGCACTCACCCAAGGAGGCTGACACAGCCGCTGAGCGATTGGACACACTCCCAGAGTTGTCAATGTGCCCCTGCTCAGAGGAGGATGGAGTGTACCATCTGGACGGTGAGAAAAGGTCTCCGGGCCTCTGTGACGAGGTGAAAAATGACTACACTGAGATGACATTTGGGATGACCAGCTCGCCTCCACAGCTTGTTCCCCAGAACACAGCAAG CAGCCAGAGCACCAGGGAGCGAAGGCTCTCTCTGGAGGACCAGGGAGTCCCAGAAGGCATTGGGGTGTTCTTGCTTGGGGCAAACTCCTCTCCCACAGTGGACCCCGACTGCTCTGCCAAGGTGATCCGGGCCAATCCGCAGGGACGTCGGCGCCACAGCTCAGAGACCTTCTCATCTACCGCCACGGTGACGCCGGTCTTCCCCTCTTTCGCCCGAGGCGACGCAGTCAAGAGGCACAGCTCGGTGGAGAACATCTCGTCCCGGAGCAGCGAGGGCTCCGACGAGGAGTACGGCAGCCCCGTGAACCGGCAGAACTCGGCCGGCTACCCCAATGGACTGAACTACATTGCCTtgaacctgctggacaacagGGACGTGGAGAAGTGCGAAGACCTGGCCGGCTTCAAACCCACAAGCAGCTGCAAAGGTGGCATCAATGGATTACACAGCACACCATATGTCTGTCTGGGATTCAAGGAGGCTGCAACCACTGCCAAAG
- the LOC104929883 gene encoding insulin receptor substrate 2 isoform X2, whose product MASPPAAGGHLLSNGTNGVKKCGYLRKQKHGHRRFFVLRESTERCPARLEYYESEKKWRNKSAAKRVITLDTCLCVNKRADAKHKHLIALYTKDEYFAVAADNEQEQESWYTVLTDLIAEGKVYDSPASTSSLVGFEEASYGLITPATAAYKEVWQVNLKSKGLGQIKNLTGVYRLCLSSRTISFVKLNSETAAVSLQLMNIRRCGHSDSFFFIEVGRSAVTGPGEFWMQAEDSVVAQNIHETILEAMKAMKELSEFRPRSKSQSASTNPISVPTRRNLNNLPPSQTGLVRRSRTDSMAATSPGRKFTSCRIRTASEGDGSVTRPVSMSISVTGSPTSPNSGNHLSRSHTLSSGRTCVMLESASNLHHSRSMPVSNSPPAASSPISMSPRGGASISTPDKARRPFSCSASISGSLSDTGFMLCDDYSSSLSEARFLPLTRSDTPDSLSSTPPSRDISDPCGYMIMEGANGNRSGAYSEGLAFDKAYRKRTHSLTTPRQQRVVAPLSSASLDEYTLMRMAHGHNSHSASPKVCYPEDYGDIEIGSSRSSSSNLADDGYMPMTPGVASQSGKVDNYVPMSPMCVSAPKQIVNPRVHPQAAASNGYKTNSPCNSSLEDNGYMRMWCGSKSSMESPDRNGEYMNMSPGNPPPLQTPPDYYMGMLAGEPASVRPAYQGGSLTLPAKLHAAKNEENSQYVLMSPQSSRQRAGESDYYSVMHPSGAQTSPLSPSVPSPSRHNRAETLPYRGRLGRPNRLSLDTLRTLPSMNEHPLPGEPRSPGEYINIDFSSGTRFSPPSTVSTESQSSSLGSSGGCPGRSSLTDYINLELGSHSPKEADTAAERLDTLPELSMCPCSEEDGVYHLDGEKRSPGLCDEVKNDYTEMTFGMTSSPPQLVPQNTASQSTRERRLSLEDQGVPEGIGVFLLGANSSPTVDPDCSAKVIRANPQGRRRHSSETFSSTATVTPVFPSFARGDAVKRHSSVENISSRSSEGSDEEYGSPVNRQNSAGYPNGLNYIALNLLDNRDVEKCEDLAGFKPTSSCKGGINGLHSTPYVCLGFKEAATTAKD is encoded by the exons ATGGCAAGTCCTCCGGCGGCAGGAGGACACCTGTTATCCAATGGCACGAACGGTGTGAAGAAATGCGGATACCTGAGGAAGCAGAAACACGGACACAGGCGCTTCTTCGTGCTCCGGGAGTCGACCGAGCGATGCCCTGCCCGCCTGGAGTATTATGAAAGCGAGAAGAAATGGAGAAACAAGTCCGCCGCGAAACGGGTCATAACTTTGGACACCTGTCTGTGCGTAAACAAGCGCGCCGACGCCAAACACAAGCACCTCATCGCCCTCTACACCAAGGACGAGTACTTCGCCGTGGCTGCGGACAACGAGCAGGAGCAAGAGAGCTGGTACACGGTTCTGACTGATCTCATAGCTGAGGGGAAAGTGTACGACAGTCCtgcttccacctcctctttaGTGGGCTTTGAGGAAGCCAGCTACGGACTTATTACTCCTGCAACAGCCGCATATAAAGAGGTATGGCAGGTCAACTTGAAATCCAAAGGTTTGGGTCAGATCAAAAACCTCACTGGTGTGTACAGGCTGTGTTTGTCCAGCCGGACCATCAGCTTTGTCAAACTGAACTCAGAGACAGCTGCTGTCAGTTTACAGCTCATGAACATTCGGAGATGTGGCCACTCggacagcttcttcttcatAGAGGTGGGTCGGTCAGCGGTCACTGGTCCTGGGGAGTTCTGGATGCAGGCGGAGGACTCAGTGGTAGCTCAGAACATCCACGAGACCATCCTTGAAGCCATGAAGGCCATGAAGGAGCTGTCTGAGTTCAGGCCGCGGAGCAAAAGCCAGTCTGCCAGCACTAACCCCATCTCCGTGCCCACACGACGCAACCTCAACAACCTCCCCCCCAGTCAGACGGGCCTGGTGAGGAGATCCAGGACAGATAGCATGGCAGCCACGTCCCCTGGGAGAAAGTTCACATCTTGTCGGATAAGAACGGCCAGCGAGGGAGACGGAAGTGTGACCCGGCCTGTGTCCATGTCTATATCTGTGACCGGGAGTCCCACCAGTCCAAACTCTGGGAACCACCTCAGCAGGTCTCACACCCTCAGCAGTGGACGTACCTGCGTAATGCTTGAGTCCGCCTCCAACCTGCATCACAGCAGGTCCATGCCGGTGTCCAACTCCCCTCCGGCTGCCTCCAGCCCCATCAGCATGTCTCCCAGAGGGGGGGCTAGTATCTCCACTCCTGACAAAGCCAGGCGACCTTTCAGCTGCAGCGCCTCCATCTCTGGCTCCCTGAGCGACACTGGCTTCATGCTGTGTGACGATTACAGCTCCAGCCTAAGTGAGGCCAGATTCCTCCCCCTGACCCGCAGTGACACCCCTGACTCTTTGTCCAGCACGCCTCCATCTCGTGACATCAGTGACCCTTGTGGCTACATGATAATGGAGGGGGCAAACGGCAACAGGTCTGGGGCCTACAGCGAGGGTCTGGCGTTTGATAAGGCTTACAGGAAGCGGACACACTCCCTCACCACACCACGTCAACAGAGGGTGGTGGCGCCGCTGTCCTCGGCCTCTCTGGATGAGTACACACTCATGAGGATGGCACATGGACACAACTCCCACTCCGCCTCACCCAAAGTTTGCTACCCCGAGGATTATGGAGACATTGAAATCGGTTCATCCAGGAGCTCCAGTAGTAACCTTGCAGATGATGGCTACATGCCGATGACGCCAGGTGTGGCATCCCAGTCTGGCAAGGTAGACAACTACGTACCCATGAGCCCCATGTGTGTCTCCGCACCGAAGCAGATTGTGAACCCTAGGGTGCATCCTCAGGCGGCTGCCAGCAACGGCTACAAGACCAACTCCCCCTGCAACAGCTCTCTGGAGGACAACGGCTACATGAGAATGTGGTGTGGCTCCAAATCCTCCATGGAGAGCCCAGACAGGAACGGCGAATACATGAACATGTCACCTGGAAACCCACCTCCACTCCAGACCCCCCCTGATTACTACATGGGGATGCTGGCTGGTGAACCTGCGTCAGTGAGGCCGGCTTACCAGGGCGGCTCCCTCACGCTGCCAGCTAAACTTCATGCCGCCAAGAATGAGGAGAACAGCCAGTATGTGTTGATGAGCCCTCAGAGTTCCAGGCAGAGGGCGGGGGAGTCAGACTATTATTCAGTGATGCATCCCAGTGGAGCTCAGACCTCACCGCTGAGCCCATCGGTTCCCTCTCCATCCAGGCACAACCGGGCAGAGACCCTGCCCTACAGAGGGAGGCTGGGCAGGCCTAACAGGCTATCCCTAGACACCCTGAGGACCCTGCCCAGCATGAACGAGCACCCCTTGCCCGGAGAACCCCGGAGCCCTGGGGAGTACATCAACATTGACTTCAGTAGTGGCACCAGATTCTCCCCTCCATCCACTGTATCAACAGAGAGCCAGTCTTCATCACTGGGCTCCAGTGGCGGGTGCCCGGGGAGGTCCTCTCTGACAGACTACATAAACCTGGAGCTGGGCTCGCACTCACCCAAGGAGGCTGACACAGCCGCTGAGCGATTGGACACACTCCCAGAGTTGTCAATGTGCCCCTGCTCAGAGGAGGATGGAGTGTACCATCTGGACGGTGAGAAAAGGTCTCCGGGCCTCTGTGACGAGGTGAAAAATGACTACACTGAGATGACATTTGGGATGACCAGCTCGCCTCCACAGCTTGTTCCCCAGAACACAGCAAG CCAGAGCACCAGGGAGCGAAGGCTCTCTCTGGAGGACCAGGGAGTCCCAGAAGGCATTGGGGTGTTCTTGCTTGGGGCAAACTCCTCTCCCACAGTGGACCCCGACTGCTCTGCCAAGGTGATCCGGGCCAATCCGCAGGGACGTCGGCGCCACAGCTCAGAGACCTTCTCATCTACCGCCACGGTGACGCCGGTCTTCCCCTCTTTCGCCCGAGGCGACGCAGTCAAGAGGCACAGCTCGGTGGAGAACATCTCGTCCCGGAGCAGCGAGGGCTCCGACGAGGAGTACGGCAGCCCCGTGAACCGGCAGAACTCGGCCGGCTACCCCAATGGACTGAACTACATTGCCTtgaacctgctggacaacagGGACGTGGAGAAGTGCGAAGACCTGGCCGGCTTCAAACCCACAAGCAGCTGCAAAGGTGGCATCAATGGATTACACAGCACACCATATGTCTGTCTGGGATTCAAGGAGGCTGCAACCACTGCCAAAG